Proteins encoded in a region of the Candidatus Methanomethylophilaceae archaeon genome:
- the pdxS gene encoding pyridoxal 5'-phosphate synthase lyase subunit PdxS: MAQERYGLNKELAQMLKGGVIMDVTTPEQAAIAEDAGACAVMALERIPADIRSAGGVSRMSDPKMIKGIQDAVSIPVMAKVRIGHFVEAQILEAIEIDYIDESEVLSPADDVYHIDKRQFKVPFVCGARDLGEALRRIAEGASMIRTKGEPGTGDVVQAVSHMRSMNSDIARLKAIRDDEVYEFAKKLAVPVELAQYVHDNGRLPVVNFAAGGVATPADAALMMQLGAEGVFVGSGIFRSGNPSKRAEAIVKAITNYNNPKILAEVSEDLGEAMVGINKDEIDKLNNIRMAERGQ, translated from the coding sequence ATGGCCCAAGAAAGATACGGTCTGAACAAGGAATTAGCACAGATGTTGAAAGGCGGAGTGATCATGGATGTGACCACGCCGGAACAGGCGGCGATAGCCGAGGATGCAGGAGCATGCGCGGTGATGGCTCTGGAGAGGATACCTGCAGATATCCGTTCTGCAGGGGGAGTATCGAGGATGTCCGATCCCAAGATGATCAAGGGGATACAGGATGCAGTTTCCATTCCTGTGATGGCAAAGGTCCGTATCGGACACTTCGTCGAGGCCCAGATCCTAGAGGCAATCGAAATCGATTACATCGATGAGAGTGAGGTCCTCTCTCCCGCCGACGATGTTTATCACATCGATAAGAGGCAGTTCAAGGTACCATTCGTCTGCGGTGCGAGGGATCTCGGAGAGGCATTGAGAAGGATCGCAGAAGGAGCATCCATGATAAGGACCAAAGGAGAACCAGGTACCGGCGATGTGGTCCAGGCGGTCTCCCACATGAGGTCGATGAATTCAGATATCGCCAGGCTCAAGGCGATCAGGGATGACGAGGTATACGAATTCGCAAAGAAGCTCGCAGTGCCTGTAGAATTGGCACAATATGTACATGATAACGGAAGACTCCCTGTTGTGAACTTCGCCGCAGGAGGAGTCGCAACGCCGGCAGATGCAGCACTCATGATGCAGCTTGGAGCCGAGGGGGTTTTCGTAGGCTCAGGGATATTCAGATCTGGCAATCCCTCGAAGAGAGCTGAGGCGATAGTGAAGGCTATCACCAACTACAACAATCCGAAGATTCTGGCCGAGGTCTCGGAGGATCTTGGTGAAGCAATGGTTGGGATCAACAAGGATGAGATAGACAAATTGAACAACATCCGTATGGCGGAGCGCGGTCAGTAA
- a CDS encoding PLP-dependent transferase, with translation MNNLRTGEKYSLNTTLIHGGNQIDERTGAVNIPIYQTSTYKQDGIGKNRGFEYSRTGNPTRKVLEDLIADLEGGVAGFAFASGMAAITTVLSLYKSGDRILISHNVYGGTYRVLDKVFKNFGINYTILESEGPEYLRKTIKDDVKAILLESPANPLMSITDIKAFSQIAHEKGVKVIVDNTFMTPYLQRPIELGADIVVHSGTKYLGGHSDLVAGLAVVNDKETAERLAFLQNATGGVLQPFDSFLLIRGIKTLSVRMDRHVENAYRIAKYLESNEDVSKVYYPGLETDPGYAVNSKQAKNGGAMLSFELEEGHDLNRFFESLELINLAESLGGVESLVCHPSTMTHASIPENIRKAVGITDGLIRLSPGIEDVEDIISDLDRAIRESRV, from the coding sequence ATGAACAATCTAAGAACCGGCGAGAAATACTCGTTGAATACAACTCTGATTCATGGCGGGAATCAGATCGATGAGCGTACTGGTGCCGTCAATATCCCCATTTATCAGACCTCCACATACAAACAGGACGGTATTGGAAAGAACAGGGGGTTCGAATACTCGCGTACAGGCAACCCTACCAGGAAGGTTCTGGAGGATCTCATCGCCGATCTTGAGGGCGGAGTGGCGGGATTCGCATTCGCCTCCGGAATGGCGGCGATCACAACAGTGCTCTCCCTATACAAATCGGGCGACAGGATACTCATATCCCATAACGTGTACGGAGGAACATACCGTGTCTTGGATAAGGTGTTCAAGAACTTCGGAATCAACTACACCATATTGGAATCTGAGGGCCCCGAGTACCTCAGGAAGACGATAAAGGATGACGTGAAGGCGATATTGCTGGAGAGTCCAGCAAACCCTCTGATGTCCATAACAGATATCAAAGCATTCTCACAGATCGCACACGAGAAGGGTGTGAAGGTCATCGTGGACAATACGTTCATGACCCCATATCTCCAGCGCCCGATCGAACTCGGTGCGGATATTGTTGTCCACAGCGGAACTAAGTATCTCGGAGGCCACAGCGATCTGGTCGCAGGTTTGGCTGTCGTCAATGATAAGGAAACCGCAGAGAGACTGGCATTCCTCCAGAACGCTACAGGAGGAGTCCTTCAACCATTCGACTCTTTCCTGCTCATCCGCGGAATCAAGACGCTCTCGGTCAGGATGGACAGACACGTCGAGAACGCCTACAGGATCGCAAAGTACCTGGAATCCAACGAGGATGTGTCCAAGGTCTACTACCCCGGATTGGAGACCGATCCCGGATACGCCGTTAATTCCAAACAGGCGAAGAACGGCGGAGCGATGCTCTCCTTCGAATTGGAGGAGGGGCATGACCTCAACAGATTTTTCGAATCTCTGGAGTTGATCAATCTCGCAGAGAGTCTCGGGGGCGTGGAGTCCCTCGTATGCCATCCATCGACCATGACCCACGCATCCATACCTGAGAACATCAGAAAAGCGGTGGGGATTACTGATGGATTGATCCGCCTGTCCCCGGGGATCGAGGACGTGGAGGACATCATCAGCGACCTGGACCGTGCCATCAGGGAGTCCAGAGTATGA